In Candidatus Cloacimonadaceae bacterium, the following proteins share a genomic window:
- the groL gene encoding chaperonin GroEL (60 kDa chaperone family; promotes refolding of misfolded polypeptides especially under stressful conditions; forms two stacked rings of heptamers to form a barrel-shaped 14mer; ends can be capped by GroES; misfolded proteins enter the barrel where they are refolded when GroES binds), with protein MAKQMLYSHDARTALKKGVDKLADAVKITLGPKGRNVVLDKKFGSPTITNDGVTIAKEIELEDAFENMGAQLCKEVAEKTHDVAGDGTTTATLLAQSIIEEGLKHVTAGVNPMYLKRGLEKATKIIVEQIRLYSKEIKSNEEIAQIASISANNDPEIGRLIAEAMESVGREGIINIEEAKSIDTGLEKVEGMQFDRGYLSPYFVTNPEKMIAELEDPFILIYDKKISVMKDLLPILQETAQSGKPLLIISEDIEGEALATLVVNKLRGILNVVAVKAPGFGDRRKAMLEDISILTGATLISEDMGRKLDSCTMSDLGRAKKVLVEKENTTIREGAGIQEAIDGRIKQIKAQVEETTSDYDKEKLQERLAKLSSGVAVIRIGAATETEMKEKKARVDDALHATRAAVEEGIVPGGGVTLLQAAKALKGLKGLSHEESVAAEIMMKALEKPAYQIAANAGEEGAVIVEKLKGYKDIHMGFNASTGKFEDLFKAGIIDPAKVLRSAVQNAASIAALLLTTECIVTDIKEPESAPQMPNPGMGGMY; from the coding sequence ATGGCAAAACAAATGCTGTATTCACACGATGCCCGCACCGCTCTCAAGAAGGGTGTGGACAAGCTGGCAGATGCCGTCAAGATAACCCTTGGTCCCAAGGGCAGAAATGTGGTATTGGACAAGAAATTCGGTTCGCCGACCATCACCAACGATGGGGTGACCATTGCTAAGGAAATAGAACTCGAAGATGCGTTTGAGAATATGGGCGCGCAGCTCTGTAAAGAGGTTGCGGAAAAGACTCATGACGTAGCCGGAGACGGCACCACGACAGCCACTTTGCTGGCTCAATCCATCATCGAAGAAGGCTTGAAACATGTGACCGCCGGGGTGAACCCGATGTATCTGAAACGCGGTCTGGAAAAAGCCACCAAGATCATCGTCGAGCAGATCCGCCTATACAGTAAAGAGATCAAAAGCAATGAAGAGATTGCTCAGATCGCTTCGATCTCCGCAAACAACGATCCCGAGATCGGAAGACTCATCGCCGAAGCGATGGAATCCGTCGGCAGAGAAGGCATCATCAACATCGAAGAAGCCAAGTCCATCGATACCGGTCTTGAAAAGGTCGAAGGCATGCAATTTGACCGCGGTTATCTCTCTCCCTATTTCGTCACCAACCCGGAGAAGATGATCGCCGAGCTCGAAGACCCCTTCATCCTTATCTATGACAAGAAGATCAGCGTGATGAAAGACCTGCTGCCCATCCTGCAGGAAACCGCACAAAGCGGAAAACCTCTGCTCATCATCTCCGAAGACATTGAAGGCGAAGCGCTTGCCACCCTCGTGGTGAACAAGCTGCGCGGCATCCTAAACGTCGTCGCGGTGAAAGCTCCCGGCTTTGGCGATCGCCGCAAGGCAATGCTGGAAGATATTTCCATCCTCACCGGTGCCACCCTCATCTCCGAAGATATGGGACGCAAGCTTGATAGCTGCACGATGAGCGATCTTGGCCGTGCCAAGAAGGTCCTCGTGGAAAAAGAAAACACCACCATCCGCGAAGGCGCCGGCATCCAGGAAGCCATTGACGGACGCATCAAACAGATCAAAGCCCAGGTGGAGGAAACCACTTCCGATTATGATAAGGAAAAGCTGCAAGAACGCCTTGCCAAGCTCTCCAGCGGCGTTGCCGTGATCCGCATCGGAGCCGCCACCGAAACCGAAATGAAAGAAAAGAAAGCCCGCGTGGACGACGCTCTTCATGCCACCCGCGCCGCGGTCGAGGAAGGAATCGTTCCCGGCGGCGGAGTTACCTTGCTGCAGGCAGCCAAAGCCCTCAAAGGTCTCAAAGGTCTTTCCCACGAAGAAAGCGTCGCAGCCGAGATCATGATGAAAGCCCTTGAAAAACCAGCTTATCAGATCGCTGCCAATGCCGGAGAAGAAGGTGCCGTCATCGTCGAAAAACTCAAAGGCTACAAAGATATCCACATGGGATTCAACGCCTCCACCGGCAAGTTTGAAGATCTCTTCAAAGCCGGTATCATCGATCCCGCCAAGGTCTTGCGCAGCGCAGTGCAAAACGCCGCTTCCATCGCAGCCTTGCTGCTCACCACCGAGTGCATCGTCACCGACATCAAAGAACCCGAATCCGCACCGCAGATGCCAAATCCCGGCATGGGCGGAATGTACTAA